From Ptychodera flava strain L36383 chromosome 2, AS_Pfla_20210202, whole genome shotgun sequence, the proteins below share one genomic window:
- the LOC139115804 gene encoding antiviral innate immune response receptor RIG-I-like isoform X1 — MEHILKICANLDADNISTVVKNKNELQRYAPVPDEALLSVQGRVEDPFFKIVSGIMSKIETDMLSSEGTDAIDPKVLKPPSERGTQSYEHWVVNLGKQSVVVLTDNKIGRMFVTCTDHLRKYNDSLFVNKDARTKDALQYLNKYFDNLENKRQGFDKLDEDLFRLFKENKPELEKVVADPQYKNPVLEKLGDLILKAYKDKPDSRCIILTTTRASCYALKSWMEETPEFAGLNPGVLIGGGGSGDNPGMTETQQRNLLEKFKEGNHSIIVCTSVGQEGIDIQLCNLVFRYNYANNEIGRVQAIGRSRAKSGKTVLVAGKETGIVKREQLNMMRENMMYKAIQEIRRMSERSFANKISEFQASDQVERRGREEAKTAVINKRRKEAPKEAVKFNCKRCKTFACLSTDLRIFKESHYLLIDDTFQERIKISQHRKPKQIDEMYKHKKVHCKKCMQDWGIIATIQDVDYHILKVESFVLVMPDGKQRLCRKWEDITFNVEHCSKEDLQKKINVEESSSQN; from the exons ATGGAGCATATTTTGAAGATCTGTGCCAATCTTGATGCTGATAATATATCAACTgttgtgaaaaacaaaaacgaaCTGCAGCGTTATGCTCCTGTACCGGATGAAG CATTACTCAGCGTTCAAGGCAGAGTTGAAGAtccatttttcaaaatagtcAGTGGAATTATGTCCAAAATTGAAACTGATATGCTCTCCTCCGAAG GTACTGACGCAATTGACCCAAAAGTTCTGAAACCCCCCAGTGAGCGAGGAACACAGTCCTATGAGCACTGGGTGGTCAACCTCGGAAAACAAAGTGTTGTTGTGCTCACGGATAACAAAATTGGGCGGATGTTTGTGACATGCACCGATCATCTTAGG AAATATAATGATTCACTGTTCGTCAACAAAGATGCTCGGACTAAGGACGCTTTACAGTATCTGAACAAATACTTTGACAACCTTGAGAACAAAAGACAAGGTTTTGATAAACTTGATGAAGACCTCTTCCGATTATTTAAAG AGAACAAACCAGAGTTGGAAAAAGTCGTAGCTGACCCACAATACAAGAACCCTGTACTTGAAAAACTGGGTGACCTAATCCTCAAAGCTTACAAGGACAAGCCGGATTCCCGTTGCATCATTCTCACTACAACCAGGGCTTCATGCTATGCCTTGAAGAGTTGGATGGAAGAAACTCCAGAATTTGCAGGATTGAATCCTGGAGTGTTGATTGGCGGTGGTGGAAGCGGAGATAATCCTG GAATGACTGAGACACAACAACGGAATCTTTTAGAGAAGTTCAAAGAAGGCAACCACAGTATCATCGTCTGTACAAGCGTCGGTCAAGAAGGCATCGATATCCAGCTCTGTAACTTGGTTTTTCGCTACAATTATGCCAACAATGAAATAGGTCGTGTACAGGCTATAG GAAGAAGCAGAGCCAAGTCTGGAAAAACTGTCCTGGTGGCTGGGAAGGAAACTGGTATCGTGAAACGAGAACAGTTGAATATGATGCGAGAAAACATGATGTACAAAGCCATTCAAGAAATCCGGAGGATGAGTGAAAGATCCTTCGCGAACAAGATCAGCGAATTTCAAGCTTCAGATCAAGTGGAGCGTCGGGGACGTGAAGAAGCAAAAACTGCTGTAATCAACAAACGTCGCAAAGAAGCACCCAAAGAAGCTGTCAAGTTCAACTGTAAAAGATGTAAGACATTTGCATGCCTTTCGACAGACTTACGCATATTCAAGGAGTCACACTACCTCCTCATAGACGACACCTTCCAGGAGAGAATTAAGATCTCGCAACACAGGAAACCAAAGCAGATAGACGAAATGTACAAACACAAGAAGGTGCATTGCAAGAAATGCATGCAGGACTGGGGCATCATCGCCACAATCCAGGATGTTGACTACCACATTTTGAAGGTCGAAAGCTTTGTTCTGGTCATGCCTGATGGGAAACAAAGGCTGTGTCGCAAATGGGAGGACATAACATTCAATGTTGAGCATTGCAGTAAAGAAgatttacaaaagaaaattaatgtaGAGGAGTCTTCtagtcaaaattaa
- the LOC139115804 gene encoding antiviral innate immune response receptor RIG-I-like isoform X2, which produces MEHILKICANLDADNISTVVKNKNELQRYAPVPDEALLSVQGRVEDPFFKIVSGIMSKIETDMLSSEGTDAIDPKVLKPPSERGTQSYEHWVVNLGKQSVVVLTDNKIGRMFVTCTDHLRKYNDSLFVNKDARTKDALQYLNKYFDNLENKRQGFDKLDEDLFRLFKENKPELEKVVADPQYKNPVLEKLGDLILKAYKDKPDSRCIILTTTRASCYALKSWMEETPEFAGLNPGVLIGGGGSGDNPGRSRAKSGKTVLVAGKETGIVKREQLNMMRENMMYKAIQEIRRMSERSFANKISEFQASDQVERRGREEAKTAVINKRRKEAPKEAVKFNCKRCKTFACLSTDLRIFKESHYLLIDDTFQERIKISQHRKPKQIDEMYKHKKVHCKKCMQDWGIIATIQDVDYHILKVESFVLVMPDGKQRLCRKWEDITFNVEHCSKEDLQKKINVEESSSQN; this is translated from the exons ATGGAGCATATTTTGAAGATCTGTGCCAATCTTGATGCTGATAATATATCAACTgttgtgaaaaacaaaaacgaaCTGCAGCGTTATGCTCCTGTACCGGATGAAG CATTACTCAGCGTTCAAGGCAGAGTTGAAGAtccatttttcaaaatagtcAGTGGAATTATGTCCAAAATTGAAACTGATATGCTCTCCTCCGAAG GTACTGACGCAATTGACCCAAAAGTTCTGAAACCCCCCAGTGAGCGAGGAACACAGTCCTATGAGCACTGGGTGGTCAACCTCGGAAAACAAAGTGTTGTTGTGCTCACGGATAACAAAATTGGGCGGATGTTTGTGACATGCACCGATCATCTTAGG AAATATAATGATTCACTGTTCGTCAACAAAGATGCTCGGACTAAGGACGCTTTACAGTATCTGAACAAATACTTTGACAACCTTGAGAACAAAAGACAAGGTTTTGATAAACTTGATGAAGACCTCTTCCGATTATTTAAAG AGAACAAACCAGAGTTGGAAAAAGTCGTAGCTGACCCACAATACAAGAACCCTGTACTTGAAAAACTGGGTGACCTAATCCTCAAAGCTTACAAGGACAAGCCGGATTCCCGTTGCATCATTCTCACTACAACCAGGGCTTCATGCTATGCCTTGAAGAGTTGGATGGAAGAAACTCCAGAATTTGCAGGATTGAATCCTGGAGTGTTGATTGGCGGTGGTGGAAGCGGAGATAATCCTG GAAGAAGCAGAGCCAAGTCTGGAAAAACTGTCCTGGTGGCTGGGAAGGAAACTGGTATCGTGAAACGAGAACAGTTGAATATGATGCGAGAAAACATGATGTACAAAGCCATTCAAGAAATCCGGAGGATGAGTGAAAGATCCTTCGCGAACAAGATCAGCGAATTTCAAGCTTCAGATCAAGTGGAGCGTCGGGGACGTGAAGAAGCAAAAACTGCTGTAATCAACAAACGTCGCAAAGAAGCACCCAAAGAAGCTGTCAAGTTCAACTGTAAAAGATGTAAGACATTTGCATGCCTTTCGACAGACTTACGCATATTCAAGGAGTCACACTACCTCCTCATAGACGACACCTTCCAGGAGAGAATTAAGATCTCGCAACACAGGAAACCAAAGCAGATAGACGAAATGTACAAACACAAGAAGGTGCATTGCAAGAAATGCATGCAGGACTGGGGCATCATCGCCACAATCCAGGATGTTGACTACCACATTTTGAAGGTCGAAAGCTTTGTTCTGGTCATGCCTGATGGGAAACAAAGGCTGTGTCGCAAATGGGAGGACATAACATTCAATGTTGAGCATTGCAGTAAAGAAgatttacaaaagaaaattaatgtaGAGGAGTCTTCtagtcaaaattaa